From a single Bacillus pumilus genomic region:
- a CDS encoding manganese efflux pump MntP family protein, protein MNELAGELLTLSIMAFALGMDAFSVGLGMGMIQLKFRQMIYIGLVIGIFHMFMPLFGMLTGQLLSGWLGLLATYIGGALLLVLGLQMIVASIRKEDKPFIAPVGAGLMLFATSVSLDSFSVGLSLGIYGSHVWMTILLFGFFSMILTWLGLLLGKQVRSWGGSYSGALGGIILLAFGIKLLFPL, encoded by the coding sequence ATGAACGAGCTAGCTGGCGAATTGCTGACTCTCAGCATCATGGCTTTTGCACTGGGGATGGATGCTTTTTCGGTTGGACTTGGCATGGGAATGATTCAGCTGAAGTTCCGCCAAATGATTTATATTGGACTTGTCATTGGGATATTTCATATGTTTATGCCGCTTTTTGGTATGCTGACAGGTCAGCTATTATCAGGCTGGCTCGGGCTCCTTGCCACCTATATCGGCGGGGCGCTACTGTTGGTGCTGGGGCTGCAAATGATCGTTGCGTCTATCCGCAAAGAGGATAAACCATTTATTGCACCTGTTGGGGCTGGTCTTATGCTTTTTGCTACAAGTGTCAGTTTAGACAGTTTTTCCGTTGGTTTAAGCCTCGGCATTTACGGTTCTCACGTGTGGATGACCATTTTATTGTTTGGCTTTTTTAGTATGATCCTCACATGGCTTGGATTATTGCTCGGTAAACAAGTGCGATCATGGGGTGGGTCATATAGCGGGGCGCTTGGCGGAATCATTTTACTAGCCTTTGGTATTAAATTATTATTTCCGCTCTAG
- a CDS encoding L-threonylcarbamoyladenylate synthase codes for MLNTKRWSVDLEKDLSTYYPQIEQAALLLQQNEVVAFPTETVYGLGANAKETEAVMKIYEAKGRPSDNPLIVHIAEVEQLHEFAQIESEKAKALMDAFWPGALTIVLPCKPGTLSKQVTAGLSTVGVRMPDHPIALELIRAAGLPIAAPSANRSGKPSPTLANHVASDLDGRIAGIVDGGSTGIGVESTVVSCVGEIPVILRPGGITKEALEEVVGTVDIDPGLTKKDEAPVSPGMKYTHYAPEAQMYLYFGSDEEMQRHIQTYQAEGLKVGVLTTEEKKSLFTADVVYSCGWRERPETIAANLYRVLRQFDETDVEVIISEAFSEQGVGSAIMNRLQKAAGGRTLSSLK; via the coding sequence ATGTTAAATACAAAAAGATGGTCTGTGGATTTAGAAAAGGATTTATCCACATACTATCCACAAATTGAACAGGCAGCGTTGTTATTGCAGCAAAACGAAGTGGTCGCCTTTCCGACAGAGACTGTTTACGGACTAGGGGCTAATGCGAAAGAGACAGAAGCTGTCATGAAAATTTATGAAGCGAAAGGGCGTCCAAGTGATAATCCATTGATTGTTCACATTGCGGAGGTTGAGCAGCTTCATGAATTTGCACAAATAGAAAGCGAAAAAGCAAAGGCATTGATGGATGCCTTTTGGCCAGGCGCTTTAACCATTGTTCTTCCATGTAAGCCTGGCACTTTATCAAAGCAGGTCACGGCAGGTTTATCCACAGTTGGTGTGAGAATGCCTGACCATCCGATTGCGCTTGAACTGATCCGAGCGGCAGGTTTGCCGATTGCTGCACCAAGTGCCAACCGTTCAGGTAAACCATCACCAACACTAGCTAACCATGTAGCGAGTGATCTCGATGGAAGAATTGCTGGCATTGTTGATGGCGGTTCAACTGGAATTGGCGTTGAATCAACGGTTGTATCCTGTGTCGGCGAAATTCCAGTCATTCTAAGGCCGGGTGGCATTACAAAAGAAGCCTTGGAAGAGGTCGTGGGAACGGTCGACATCGACCCGGGGCTGACAAAAAAGGACGAAGCGCCTGTATCGCCAGGAATGAAATATACACACTATGCACCTGAAGCTCAAATGTATCTCTATTTTGGAAGTGATGAAGAGATGCAGCGTCACATTCAGACATATCAGGCTGAAGGTTTAAAAGTTGGCGTGCTCACAACAGAAGAGAAGAAATCGTTGTTTACGGCAGATGTCGTATACAGCTGTGGATGGAGAGAAAGACCTGAAACGATTGCGGCAAACTTATATCGTGTACTAAGGCAATTTGATGAGACAGATGTAGAAGTCATCATTTCAGAAGCCTTTTCAGAGCAGGGAGTGGGTTCAGCGATTATGAACCGTCTGCAAAAAGCGGCAGGAGGGCGCACTCTCTCTTCGCTCAAATAG
- a CDS encoding GNAT family N-acetyltransferase: MYYQLRIATEEDIPAINAFLEKGQAKGGVTLASRTTFVVMEDADGQLAGCLGLEQLSEQEGLLRSLVISDKLGQGHIVSLFQSVQTLGGKIGVDTFYVVSNHSSSHDFLALMGFTPLEDIPESMWVSAHAKETLGKGQAVVLQKKGI; this comes from the coding sequence ATGTATTATCAATTAAGAATTGCAACAGAAGAAGATATCCCAGCGATCAATGCTTTTCTTGAAAAGGGACAAGCGAAAGGCGGCGTTACGCTTGCTTCGCGTACGACATTTGTTGTCATGGAAGATGCAGACGGTCAGCTGGCAGGGTGCTTAGGTCTTGAACAGCTCAGTGAACAAGAGGGGTTGCTGCGCTCCCTTGTCATATCAGATAAACTAGGTCAAGGTCATATTGTGTCTTTGTTCCAAAGTGTGCAAACACTTGGAGGGAAAATAGGTGTGGATACTTTTTATGTCGTCTCAAACCATTCCTCCTCACATGACTTTTTGGCTTTGATGGGCTTCACGCCTTTAGAGGACATCCCAGAAAGCATGTGGGTATCCGCTCATGCAAAGGAGACATTAGGGAAAGGACAGGCCGTGGTTCTTCAAAAAAAAGGCATTTAA
- the spoIIR gene encoding stage II sporulation protein R: MFKNKMMICLYMFLLLCGAFANLGREETATASADQPVVIPDEAIRLRILANSDRSADQDVKRSIRDEVNANMTEWVKDLTSIEEARRVVRSKLPEINRIAKEKLKEQHIDQSVSVSFQKASFPTKLYGNFVYPAGKYEAILITLGEGDGANWWCVLFPPLCFIDFSNGEAIASPEGDDDQVTAQKTNESVNEVVKDEEEETGEVKFFLFEWVSSLFS, translated from the coding sequence ATGTTTAAAAATAAAATGATGATTTGTCTTTATATGTTTCTATTATTATGCGGTGCTTTTGCAAACCTTGGCAGGGAAGAGACGGCGACTGCTTCAGCAGATCAGCCTGTTGTGATACCGGATGAAGCAATCCGTTTACGCATTTTAGCAAACAGTGATCGTTCAGCAGATCAGGATGTCAAAAGAAGCATTCGCGACGAGGTGAATGCCAATATGACGGAATGGGTCAAAGACCTCACATCCATTGAAGAAGCTAGACGTGTTGTTCGATCAAAACTGCCAGAAATCAATCGTATCGCCAAAGAGAAATTAAAAGAACAGCACATTGATCAATCCGTATCAGTCAGCTTTCAAAAAGCCTCATTTCCAACAAAGCTTTATGGGAACTTCGTCTATCCTGCCGGGAAATATGAAGCCATTTTAATAACGCTCGGTGAAGGGGATGGAGCCAATTGGTGGTGTGTATTATTCCCGCCGCTTTGCTTTATCGACTTTTCAAATGGAGAAGCCATCGCGTCGCCAGAGGGAGATGATGACCAAGTGACTGCGCAGAAAACAAATGAGTCTGTCAATGAAGTGGTGAAAGACGAGGAAGAAGAGACTGGTGAAGTGAAATTCTTTTTGTTCGAATGGGTCTCTAGTCTTTTCTCTTAA
- the prmC gene encoding peptide chain release factor N(5)-glutamine methyltransferase: MHNNQRTIFEALKWASSLLTEAGRDQNAAEILLMHVMDLSRSELLARFHDLLPEEQDRLFSEFVTQHKKGVPVQHLTGVEFFYGRPFEVNKHVLIPRPETEEVVLAALNLVDDVFPHDQLLKAVDVGTGSGAIAITLALEKESLSVTATDISHDALAVAKRNQQALGADVHFLQGDLLEPMIAQGIKVDLFISNPPYIAVEEMNSLSEVVTKHEPVSALTDGRDGLWFYKRLIGDLHIVLHEQAVVVFEIGHTQGQDVKTLLLQAFPGADVRIVKDINRKDRAVCAHIQNGKSG; encoded by the coding sequence ATGCACAATAATCAACGAACAATTTTTGAAGCCCTTAAATGGGCTTCTTCTTTGTTAACGGAAGCCGGTAGAGATCAAAACGCAGCAGAGATCCTTTTGATGCATGTCATGGATTTGAGCAGAAGTGAACTACTTGCGCGTTTTCATGATTTGCTGCCAGAGGAGCAAGATCGGTTGTTCAGTGAGTTTGTCACGCAGCACAAGAAAGGCGTGCCTGTTCAGCATTTAACGGGGGTTGAATTTTTTTACGGCCGTCCCTTCGAAGTGAACAAACATGTTCTCATTCCTCGGCCTGAAACGGAAGAGGTCGTTTTGGCGGCGCTGAATCTGGTGGATGACGTCTTCCCACACGACCAGCTGCTCAAAGCAGTAGATGTTGGTACAGGAAGTGGAGCAATTGCGATTACGCTCGCTCTTGAAAAAGAATCCCTATCTGTCACTGCAACGGATATTTCACATGATGCACTTGCGGTCGCAAAGCGGAATCAACAAGCACTCGGTGCAGACGTTCATTTTTTACAAGGCGATTTACTTGAACCGATGATAGCTCAAGGCATCAAAGTGGATCTGTTTATTTCCAATCCACCTTATATTGCGGTAGAAGAAATGAACAGCCTGTCAGAAGTTGTGACGAAGCATGAGCCAGTAAGTGCGCTAACAGATGGACGTGATGGTCTGTGGTTTTATAAGCGTCTAATTGGTGATCTTCACATTGTACTTCATGAGCAGGCAGTCGTTGTCTTTGAAATTGGACATACGCAAGGGCAAGATGTTAAAACGCTTCTTTTGCAGGCATTTCCTGGAGCGGATGTCCGCATCGTCAAGGATATAAACAGGAAAGACCGAGCGGTTTGCGCACACATTCAAAATGGAAAGTCCGGCTGA
- the prfA gene encoding peptide chain release factor 1, which produces MLDRLKSIEERYEKLNEYLSDPEVVNDPTKLREYSKEQSDIQETVEVYRQYRAAYDQLSEAKAMLEEKLDAEMRDMVKEEISELTEETERLEDELKILLIPKDPNDNKNVIVEVRGAAGGEEAALFAGNLYRMYSRYAEMQGWKTEVMEASVTGTGGYKEIIFMISGKGAYSKLKFENGAHRVQRVPETESGGRIHTSTATVAVLPEAEEVEIDIHEKDIRVDTFTSSGPGGQSVNTTMSAVRLTHLPTGVVVSCQDEKSQIKNKEKAMKVLRARIYDKFQREAQAEYDQTRKSAVGTGDRSERIRTYNFPQNRVTDHRIGLTIQKLDQILEGKLDEVIDALIMEDQARKLQNAQ; this is translated from the coding sequence ATGTTAGACCGTTTAAAATCAATTGAAGAACGCTATGAAAAGCTAAATGAATATTTAAGTGATCCTGAAGTGGTGAACGACCCTACGAAGCTTCGTGAATATTCGAAAGAACAATCTGATATTCAAGAAACTGTTGAGGTATATAGACAATATCGTGCGGCATACGACCAGTTGAGCGAAGCGAAAGCAATGCTGGAAGAAAAGCTGGATGCAGAGATGCGCGACATGGTCAAAGAAGAAATTTCAGAGCTCACAGAAGAAACAGAACGTTTAGAAGACGAGCTGAAAATCTTGCTGATTCCGAAAGATCCAAATGACAACAAGAACGTTATTGTGGAGGTTCGTGGTGCAGCAGGCGGAGAAGAGGCTGCGCTCTTTGCTGGAAATCTTTACCGTATGTACAGCCGCTATGCTGAAATGCAAGGCTGGAAAACGGAAGTAATGGAAGCAAGTGTCACTGGCACAGGCGGTTATAAAGAGATCATCTTTATGATTAGCGGGAAAGGCGCATATTCTAAACTAAAGTTTGAGAATGGTGCACACCGCGTGCAGCGTGTTCCAGAAACGGAATCAGGCGGACGGATCCATACATCTACTGCGACAGTTGCTGTATTGCCTGAGGCTGAAGAAGTTGAAATTGATATCCATGAAAAAGACATTCGTGTAGATACTTTCACATCAAGCGGACCTGGCGGACAAAGTGTCAATACGACGATGTCTGCTGTTCGATTAACTCACCTTCCAACAGGTGTGGTTGTCTCCTGTCAGGATGAAAAGTCACAAATCAAAAACAAAGAAAAAGCCATGAAAGTGTTACGTGCAAGAATTTATGATAAATTCCAGCGTGAAGCACAGGCTGAATACGATCAAACTCGTAAATCTGCTGTTGGAACAGGGGATCGTTCAGAGCGTATCCGTACGTATAATTTCCCGCAAAACCGTGTAACGGATCACCGCATCGGATTGACGATTCAAAAGCTTGATCAAATTTTAGAAGGAAAACTTGACGAGGTCATTGATGCATTAATTATGGAAGACCAAGCAAGAAAGCTTCAAAATGCACAATAA
- the racA gene encoding chromosome-anchoring protein RacA: MNTNEVAKEIGVSSKTIQRWVKQLNIPVARNELGHYEFHEEIVQLLKEVKQQMNEGVILHDIRLPIHQETMQQLSPTIETSTSSKRIEALENQVYQLMQQQLHVTEIENRLQELERKLAKKADEGVSYQLLQHRREIEDLSSQFDRLAASLKQPSQAKEEKEIAHPEMKKKRVLFPLFHSFR; the protein is encoded by the coding sequence TTGAATACAAATGAGGTAGCAAAAGAAATTGGTGTTTCTTCAAAAACAATTCAGCGTTGGGTTAAACAGCTCAACATCCCTGTCGCCCGGAACGAACTTGGACATTACGAATTTCATGAAGAGATTGTACAGCTGCTCAAAGAGGTTAAACAACAAATGAACGAAGGTGTGATCCTCCATGACATTAGGCTGCCGATCCACCAAGAGACTATGCAGCAACTATCACCCACTATAGAAACCTCCACCTCTTCAAAACGAATTGAAGCTTTGGAGAACCAAGTGTATCAGCTCATGCAGCAGCAATTACACGTGACTGAAATAGAAAATCGACTGCAAGAACTTGAACGAAAACTGGCCAAAAAAGCAGATGAAGGTGTGTCGTATCAGCTGCTCCAACATCGCAGAGAAATTGAAGATCTATCCTCTCAATTTGATCGCCTTGCCGCGAGCCTGAAACAACCATCACAAGCAAAAGAAGAAAAGGAAATCGCACACCCCGAGATGAAAAAAAAGCGTGTGCTCTTCCCTCTGTTCCATTCATTTCGCTAA
- a CDS encoding AEC family transporter, whose translation MDFLNILILLAPIFFVIALGWFAGNFGSYDAKSAKGVSTLVTKYALPAHFIASILSTPKDKFYSQIPFFVALIFGIVGFYIIILLVTKFAFKYDLTDSSVFSLNSAQPTFAFMGIPVLGSLFGAQEVAIPIAITGIVVNALLDPIAIIVSTVGEKTKGKAKDGESFLKMTTKAILHGLSEPLALAPLASIILVLLGFKLPEIGHEMLEEIGSVTSGVALFAVGVTVGIRKIKLSLPAFSIALLKVAVQPLLMYFIAILMGLSADEITKAVLLVAFPGSAVAAMIATRFEKQEAETASAFVISAIMSLITLPIIIALTV comes from the coding sequence ATGGACTTTTTAAATATTTTGATCCTCCTAGCACCGATTTTTTTCGTTATCGCGCTGGGTTGGTTCGCAGGGAACTTCGGCAGCTATGACGCTAAATCTGCAAAAGGTGTAAGTACACTTGTTACAAAGTATGCTTTGCCAGCGCACTTTATCGCCAGCATTCTGTCAACACCAAAAGATAAATTCTATAGTCAAATTCCATTTTTCGTTGCATTGATTTTCGGAATCGTAGGTTTTTATATCATTATCCTTTTAGTTACGAAATTTGCTTTTAAATATGATTTAACAGATTCATCTGTTTTCTCATTAAACTCAGCACAACCGACCTTTGCATTTATGGGGATTCCGGTCTTGGGCAGTTTATTTGGGGCTCAAGAAGTTGCAATTCCGATTGCTATTACCGGAATAGTTGTAAATGCATTGCTTGATCCAATTGCTATTATTGTGTCAACTGTCGGTGAAAAAACAAAAGGAAAAGCCAAAGACGGCGAAAGCTTCCTAAAAATGACGACAAAAGCAATTTTACACGGTTTATCAGAGCCGCTTGCACTTGCACCGCTAGCAAGTATCATTCTTGTCCTTTTAGGATTTAAACTTCCTGAAATTGGACATGAGATGTTAGAGGAAATTGGAAGTGTAACATCAGGGGTTGCGCTATTCGCAGTCGGTGTTACTGTAGGTATTCGAAAAATTAAATTGAGCCTGCCAGCATTCAGTATTGCACTATTAAAAGTAGCTGTACAACCACTACTCATGTATTTTATCGCCATTCTTATGGGTCTTTCGGCGGATGAAATTACAAAAGCTGTATTGCTTGTTGCATTCCCAGGTTCAGCTGTTGCAGCCATGATCGCCACTCGATTTGAGAAACAAGAGGCAGAAACTGCATCCGCATTTGTCATCAGTGCCATCATGTCACTCATTACATTACCGATCATTATTGCACTTACCGTATAA
- the malS gene encoding oxaloacetate-decarboxylating malate dehydrogenase: protein MNNVKKTKEGYLETTLTGKDVLSIPTLNKGVAFSEEERQELGLEGLLPPTVLTLEQQAERAYKQFLAQPDRLRQNVYLSDLQNRNEVLFYKLLTDKLREMLPVVYTPTVGEAIQEYSHEYRRPHGVYLSIDDIDGIEKAFENLHATAGDIDLIVATDSESILGIGDWGVGGINIAIGKLAVYTAAAGIDPSRVIPVVLDVGTNNEKLLNDPLYIGNHHKRVQGEKYEEFIDAYVKAALKFFPKALLHWEDLGNKNARNIMKKYNDNILTFNDDIQGTGAITLAGVLAAVKKTGTQLKDHRVMIFGAGSAGIGIADQMRDTMVLEGLSEEEANNAFWTLDYRGLLTDQFEAEVFDFQKPYLRSADEVEGWARDEKGQISFAETVRQVKPTILIGTSGQGGAFTEEIIKEIAAHTERPVIMPMSNPTPLAEAVPEDLFKWTDGRALVATGSPFENVEYNGIEHEIGQSNNAFVFPGLGLGSIVTESKIITKGMFVASADAIAEMVDHDKPGAGLLPSIDKLQEVSIKVAIEVAKAAIKDGVARKTPEDIEQAVKDAMWIPEYKKIVRA, encoded by the coding sequence ATGAACAACGTGAAGAAAACAAAAGAAGGGTACCTCGAAACCACTTTGACAGGTAAAGATGTATTATCGATTCCGACGTTGAACAAAGGCGTTGCTTTCTCTGAAGAAGAAAGACAAGAGCTTGGACTAGAAGGCTTACTTCCTCCAACAGTTCTTACTTTAGAACAACAAGCGGAGAGAGCGTACAAGCAATTTCTAGCTCAGCCAGATCGTCTTCGTCAAAACGTATACTTAAGTGATTTGCAAAACCGTAACGAAGTATTGTTCTATAAGCTTCTTACAGACAAGCTTCGTGAAATGCTTCCTGTTGTGTACACACCAACTGTTGGTGAAGCGATTCAAGAATACAGCCATGAATACAGAAGACCTCATGGTGTCTATCTTTCAATCGACGACATTGACGGCATTGAGAAAGCATTTGAAAACTTACATGCAACAGCAGGGGATATTGACCTTATCGTTGCTACTGACTCTGAGAGCATTCTTGGAATTGGTGACTGGGGTGTTGGTGGTATCAACATCGCAATCGGTAAATTAGCTGTTTATACGGCTGCAGCAGGTATTGATCCAAGTCGCGTAATTCCAGTTGTACTAGATGTTGGAACAAACAATGAAAAATTATTGAATGATCCATTGTACATTGGGAACCATCATAAACGTGTACAAGGTGAAAAATACGAAGAATTCATTGATGCTTATGTAAAAGCAGCGCTTAAATTCTTCCCGAAAGCATTGCTTCACTGGGAAGACCTTGGAAACAAAAATGCGCGTAACATCATGAAAAAATACAACGATAACATCTTAACATTCAATGATGATATTCAAGGTACTGGTGCCATTACTTTAGCGGGTGTTCTTGCAGCTGTCAAGAAAACGGGTACTCAATTGAAAGATCACCGTGTGATGATTTTCGGAGCTGGATCAGCTGGTATCGGAATCGCAGATCAAATGCGTGACACAATGGTTCTTGAAGGTCTAAGTGAAGAAGAAGCAAACAATGCTTTCTGGACATTAGACTATAGAGGATTGCTGACTGATCAGTTTGAAGCTGAAGTATTTGATTTCCAAAAACCATACCTTCGTTCTGCTGATGAAGTAGAAGGCTGGGCACGTGATGAAAAAGGACAAATCTCATTTGCTGAAACTGTTCGCCAGGTGAAGCCAACTATTCTGATTGGTACATCAGGTCAAGGCGGCGCATTCACTGAAGAAATCATTAAAGAAATCGCGGCTCATACAGAGCGTCCAGTGATCATGCCAATGTCTAACCCAACACCACTTGCGGAAGCAGTTCCAGAAGATCTATTCAAATGGACTGACGGCCGTGCGCTTGTTGCAACAGGAAGCCCGTTCGAAAACGTTGAGTATAACGGAATTGAACATGAAATCGGACAATCAAACAATGCGTTCGTTTTCCCTGGACTTGGTCTTGGTTCAATCGTAACGGAATCAAAAATCATCACAAAAGGCATGTTCGTTGCTTCTGCAGATGCGATTGCTGAAATGGTTGATCATGATAAACCAGGTGCTGGTCTTCTTCCAAGCATTGATAAATTGCAAGAAGTATCTATCAAAGTGGCTATCGAAGTGGCAAAAGCAGCCATTAAAGATGGTGTCGCAAGAAAAACGCCTGAAGACATTGAACAAGCTGTGAAAGATGCAATGTGGATTCCTGAATATAAAAAAATTGTAAGAGCATAA
- a CDS encoding thymidine kinase → MYVMKQSGWLEVICGSMFSGKSEELIRRAKRATFAKQEVKIFKPAIDNRYSISSVVSHNGSSVDGIAVASPKDIITHISERTDVIGIDEVQFFDETIIDIVTQLADKGYRVIVAGLDQDFRGEPFGVVPHLMACAELVTKLQAVCSVCGSPASRTQRLIDGKPASYDDPIILVGAQESYEARCRHHHEVPRLDVGTTLDN, encoded by the coding sequence ATGTATGTGATGAAACAAAGCGGTTGGCTTGAAGTCATCTGCGGAAGTATGTTTTCTGGAAAGTCGGAAGAATTGATTCGGAGAGCCAAAAGAGCCACCTTTGCCAAACAAGAAGTAAAAATATTCAAACCAGCGATTGATAACCGATATAGTATAAGTTCAGTTGTTTCACATAACGGTTCATCGGTCGATGGGATTGCAGTAGCCTCACCAAAAGACATAATAACGCACATATCAGAAAGAACCGATGTCATTGGCATTGATGAGGTGCAATTTTTTGATGAGACAATTATTGACATTGTCACTCAATTGGCTGATAAAGGCTACCGAGTCATTGTTGCAGGCCTTGATCAAGACTTCAGAGGAGAGCCATTTGGTGTTGTTCCGCATTTAATGGCATGTGCAGAGCTTGTAACAAAACTTCAAGCGGTTTGTTCGGTATGCGGCTCCCCAGCGAGTAGAACACAACGCTTGATCGACGGTAAACCCGCATCCTATGATGATCCCATTATTTTAGTAGGTGCGCAGGAATCATACGAAGCACGATGCAGACATCACCATGAAGTACCAAGACTTGACGTTGGTACAACACTTGACAATTAA
- the rpmE gene encoding 50S ribosomal protein L31, with product MKTGIHPNYKKATVKCACGNEFETGSVKEEVRIEICSECHPFYTGRQKFASADGRVDRFNKKYGLK from the coding sequence ATGAAAACAGGAATTCATCCTAACTACAAAAAAGCTACAGTCAAATGCGCTTGTGGAAATGAGTTTGAAACTGGATCAGTAAAAGAAGAGGTACGCATCGAGATTTGCTCTGAGTGCCATCCTTTCTATACAGGCCGTCAAAAATTCGCTTCTGCTGATGGACGTGTTGACCGCTTTAACAAAAAATACGGTCTTAAGTAA
- the rho gene encoding transcription termination factor Rho produces the protein MKDVSISSLENMKLKELYELAKRYKISYYSKLTKKELIFAILKANAEQEDLLFMEGVLEIIQSEGFGFLRPINYSPSSEDIYISASQIRRFDLRNGDKVSGKVRPPKENERYYGLLHVEAVNGDDPESAKERVHFPALTPLFPDRQMILETQPNHLSTRIMDMMAPVGFGQRGLIVAPPKAGKTILLKEIANSISENHPEAELIVLLIDERPEEVTDIERSVAGDVVSSTFDEVPENHIKVAELVLERAMRLVEHKKDVIILMDSITRLARAYNLVIPPSGRTLSGGIDPAAFHRPKRFFGAARNIEEGGSLTILATALVDTGSRMDDVIYEEFKGTGNMELHLDRSLAERRIFPAIDIRRSGTRKEELLVPKEHLDRLWAMRKSMSDTPDFAEKFMRKMRKTKTNQEFFDILTQEWKQANMSASRR, from the coding sequence TTGAAAGATGTTTCGATTTCATCTTTGGAAAATATGAAATTAAAAGAGCTGTATGAGTTAGCAAAACGATACAAAATCTCTTATTACAGCAAACTAACAAAAAAAGAATTAATTTTTGCCATCTTAAAGGCGAACGCTGAGCAAGAGGATCTCTTATTTATGGAAGGGGTTCTTGAAATTATTCAGTCTGAGGGATTTGGTTTTTTAAGACCAATCAACTACTCCCCAAGCTCTGAAGACATTTATATTTCTGCTTCACAAATCAGACGTTTTGATTTACGAAACGGAGATAAGGTGTCTGGAAAGGTACGACCTCCAAAAGAGAATGAACGCTACTATGGCCTCCTTCATGTCGAAGCGGTAAATGGGGACGACCCAGAATCAGCTAAGGAACGTGTTCACTTTCCTGCACTCACGCCGCTATTCCCTGATCGTCAAATGATTCTTGAAACACAGCCTAATCACCTGTCTACTAGAATTATGGATATGATGGCGCCAGTTGGATTTGGGCAGCGTGGTTTAATTGTTGCACCGCCTAAGGCTGGGAAGACCATTTTGCTTAAAGAAATTGCTAACAGTATTTCTGAAAATCACCCAGAGGCAGAGCTAATTGTCCTTTTGATTGACGAACGTCCAGAGGAAGTAACAGACATCGAACGTTCTGTTGCAGGGGATGTTGTTAGTTCAACCTTTGACGAAGTACCGGAAAACCACATTAAAGTAGCAGAGCTTGTATTAGAACGTGCTATGCGTCTTGTTGAACATAAGAAAGATGTCATCATCTTAATGGACAGCATCACAAGGCTTGCGCGGGCATACAACCTTGTCATCCCGCCAAGCGGCCGAACGCTTTCCGGTGGTATTGATCCAGCGGCTTTCCACCGTCCAAAGCGCTTCTTTGGTGCTGCGCGTAACATTGAAGAAGGCGGAAGCTTGACGATTTTAGCGACTGCGCTTGTTGATACCGGATCACGTATGGATGATGTCATTTATGAGGAGTTTAAGGGAACGGGGAACATGGAGCTTCATTTGGACCGCTCTCTTGCAGAAAGAAGAATTTTCCCAGCGATCGACATTCGCCGTTCTGGTACCAGAAAAGAAGAACTGCTTGTACCAAAAGAGCATCTTGACCGTCTATGGGCGATGAGAAAATCGATGTCAGATACACCTGACTTTGCTGAGAAGTTCATGCGCAAAATGAGAAAAACAAAGACAAACCAAGAATTTTTCGATATTTTAACGCAAGAATGGAAACAAGCCAATATGTCTGCATCAAGAAGATAG